A single genomic interval of Microbacterium sp. zg-Y1090 harbors:
- a CDS encoding FMN-binding negative transcriptional regulator has protein sequence MRQNPSFVLGDTAELRRLIEENPWVTLVSDTPDGLVASHYAVLLDDTRDDLTVVGHVGKPDDLIHGLGSRELLMVVQGPHGYISPGWYGDGPAVPTWNFVSAHLSGVPELLTTEENLAVLDRLVARFESGMPHPRRMWERPNDAGFIERLEKGTVGFRLTPAKVVAKRKLSQNRPDDVVETIIAELDAGSSPYADPRLADEMRRARPARRDQP, from the coding sequence ATGCGCCAGAACCCCAGCTTCGTGCTCGGCGACACCGCCGAGCTGCGCCGCCTGATCGAGGAGAACCCGTGGGTCACGCTCGTCAGCGACACGCCGGACGGACTGGTCGCCTCGCACTACGCGGTGCTGCTGGATGACACCCGCGACGATCTCACGGTCGTGGGCCACGTCGGCAAGCCGGACGACCTGATCCACGGGCTGGGCTCCCGCGAGCTGCTCATGGTCGTTCAGGGTCCGCACGGCTACATCTCGCCCGGTTGGTACGGTGACGGCCCCGCCGTGCCGACCTGGAACTTCGTCTCCGCCCACCTCAGCGGCGTGCCCGAGCTGCTCACCACCGAGGAGAACCTCGCGGTGCTCGACCGCCTCGTCGCCCGATTCGAGAGCGGCATGCCGCACCCCCGACGGATGTGGGAGCGTCCCAACGACGCGGGATTCATCGAGCGGCTGGAGAAGGGGACCGTGGGCTTCCGGCTCACCCCTGCGAAAGTGGTCGCGAAGCGCAAGCTCAGCCAGAACCGCCCCGACGATGTGGTGGAGACGATCATCGCCGAACTGGATGCCGGTTCGTCGCCGTACGCGGACCCCCGCCTGGCCGACGAGATGCGCCGTGCCCGCCCCGCCCGAAGGGATCAGCCGTGA
- the pepN gene encoding aminopeptidase N codes for MPGENLTRSEAQERRAVIDAAAGISYDVVLDLTRGAEVFGSRTTLRFAATPGANTFIDLIARDVREITLNGRSIDPATAFADSRIALTGLDADNELIVDADCLYTNTGEGLHRFVDPVDGEVYLYSQFEVPDSRRVFAVFEQPDLKARFTFTVTAPEPWKVVSNSPTPEPKRHGDGTATWSFEPTPPISSYITALIAGPYEATFSELTSSSGRVVPLGVYARKSLWQFLDADYVFDKTREGFAYFEEKFDYPYPFAKYDQLFVPEFNAGAMENAGAVTFTETYVFRSKVTDAVKERRVVTILHELAHMWFGDLVTMRWWNDLWLNESFAEWASTIATAEATEWTEAWTTFNAMEKTWAYRQDQLPSTHPVVAQINDLEDVQVNFDGITYAKGGSVLKQLAAWVGIEQFFAGVAAYFKKNEWSNTELSDLLVELERTSGRELSSWSKKWLETAGVNTLSPEIATADDGTITRFAIVQTAPADYPTIRPHRLGVGFYELQGDALVRVHHEELDVDGDLTEVPQLKGRRRPDLVLLNDADLAYAKIRLDEQSLRTAIAHLKDISDPLARSLVWGAAWDQTRDGETAASDYVDLVLRNIGSETESTTLRTTLSQLLLTANSYVVPSTREATRARVADALWTLAQQAEPGSDSQLQFVTAFAGAASTPAHADAVQALRSGETVLEGLAVDTDLSWQLLVSLAAAGRVTAAEIDAALAADNTAKGGEFAAQARAALPTADAKRAAWASLVDTADAPNTIVRAAAAGFVHPAGRDLLADFVPAYFDMLLPIWESRTYQIAQYLIVGLYPAPLADVALRDATRAWLAEHQDAPPALRRLVAENLAGVERALVVQERDAE; via the coding sequence GTGCCCGGAGAGAACCTCACCCGCAGCGAAGCTCAGGAGCGCCGCGCCGTCATCGACGCCGCCGCCGGGATCAGCTACGACGTCGTCCTGGACCTCACCCGCGGGGCCGAGGTGTTCGGCTCGCGCACCACGCTGCGCTTCGCCGCCACGCCCGGCGCCAACACCTTCATCGACCTCATCGCGCGCGACGTGCGCGAGATCACCCTGAACGGCCGCAGCATCGACCCGGCGACGGCGTTCGCCGATTCGCGGATCGCCTTGACGGGTCTGGATGCCGACAACGAGCTCATCGTCGATGCCGACTGCCTCTACACCAACACCGGCGAGGGCCTGCACCGCTTCGTCGACCCCGTCGACGGCGAGGTCTACCTGTACTCGCAGTTCGAGGTGCCCGACTCCCGCCGCGTGTTCGCGGTGTTCGAGCAGCCCGACCTGAAGGCGCGCTTCACCTTCACCGTGACGGCCCCCGAGCCGTGGAAGGTCGTCTCCAACTCCCCCACGCCCGAGCCGAAGCGCCACGGCGACGGCACGGCCACCTGGTCGTTCGAGCCGACCCCGCCGATCTCGTCGTACATCACCGCGCTCATCGCCGGTCCGTACGAGGCGACCTTCTCCGAGCTCACCAGCTCGTCGGGCCGGGTCGTGCCGCTGGGCGTGTACGCCCGCAAGAGCCTCTGGCAGTTCCTCGACGCCGACTACGTGTTCGACAAGACCCGCGAGGGGTTCGCGTACTTCGAGGAGAAGTTCGACTACCCGTACCCGTTCGCCAAGTACGACCAGCTGTTCGTCCCGGAGTTCAACGCGGGCGCCATGGAGAACGCCGGTGCGGTCACTTTCACCGAGACCTACGTCTTCCGCAGCAAGGTCACCGACGCCGTCAAGGAGCGTCGCGTCGTGACGATCCTGCACGAGCTGGCCCACATGTGGTTCGGCGACCTGGTGACGATGCGCTGGTGGAACGACCTGTGGCTGAACGAGTCGTTCGCCGAATGGGCGTCGACGATCGCCACCGCCGAGGCCACCGAGTGGACCGAGGCGTGGACGACCTTCAACGCGATGGAGAAGACCTGGGCCTACCGTCAGGACCAGCTCCCCTCGACCCATCCCGTCGTGGCTCAGATCAATGACCTGGAGGACGTGCAGGTCAACTTCGACGGCATCACCTACGCCAAGGGCGGGTCGGTGCTGAAGCAGCTGGCCGCCTGGGTCGGCATCGAGCAGTTCTTCGCGGGTGTCGCCGCGTACTTCAAGAAGAACGAATGGTCCAACACCGAGCTGTCCGACCTGCTGGTCGAGCTCGAGCGCACCAGTGGACGTGAGCTGTCGAGCTGGTCGAAGAAGTGGCTCGAGACCGCCGGCGTCAACACGCTCTCGCCGGAGATCGCCACCGCCGACGACGGCACGATCACCCGCTTCGCCATCGTGCAGACCGCTCCGGCGGACTACCCCACGATCCGCCCGCACCGTCTGGGCGTCGGCTTCTACGAGCTGCAGGGCGATGCCCTCGTCCGCGTGCACCACGAGGAGCTCGACGTCGACGGCGACCTCACCGAGGTGCCGCAGCTCAAGGGCCGTCGTCGCCCCGACCTGGTGCTGCTCAACGACGCCGACCTCGCCTACGCGAAGATCCGGCTCGACGAGCAGTCGCTGCGCACTGCGATCGCCCACCTCAAGGACATCAGCGACCCGCTGGCCCGCTCCCTGGTGTGGGGCGCCGCCTGGGACCAGACGCGCGATGGTGAGACCGCCGCGAGCGACTACGTCGACCTGGTGCTGCGCAACATCGGCAGCGAGACCGAGTCGACCACGCTGCGCACCACGCTCTCGCAGCTTCTCCTGACGGCCAACAGCTACGTCGTGCCCTCCACGCGCGAGGCCACCCGCGCCCGGGTCGCCGACGCGCTGTGGACGCTCGCGCAGCAGGCGGAGCCGGGCAGCGACAGCCAGCTGCAGTTCGTCACCGCCTTCGCCGGCGCCGCCAGCACCCCCGCCCACGCGGATGCCGTGCAGGCACTGCGCAGCGGCGAGACGGTGCTGGAGGGTCTCGCCGTCGACACCGACCTGTCGTGGCAGCTGCTCGTCTCGCTGGCGGCCGCCGGCCGGGTGACCGCAGCGGAGATCGATGCGGCGCTGGCCGCCGACAACACCGCCAAGGGCGGCGAGTTCGCCGCACAGGCGCGGGCCGCCCTGCCGACGGCGGATGCCAAGCGCGCCGCGTGGGCCTCGCTGGTCGACACCGCCGACGCCCCCAACACGATCGTCCGGGCTGCCGCGGCCGGCTTCGTGCACCCGGCCGGGCGCGACCTGCTGGCGGACTTCGTGCCGGCGTACTTCGACATGCTGCTGCCGATCTGGGAGTCGCGGACCTACCAGATCGCGCAGTACCTGATCGTGGGGCTGTACCCGGCGCCGCTGGCCGATGTCGCGCTGCGCGATGCGACGCGCGCGTGGCTCGCCGAGCACCAGGACGCCCCGCCGGCGCTGCGGCGCCTTGTGGCCGAGAACCTCGCGGGCGTCGAGCGCGCCCTCGTCGTGCAGGAGCGCGACGCGGAGTAG
- a CDS encoding ribose-5-phosphate isomerase — protein sequence MRIHIATDHAGLEFSTQLQHHLAGEGHDLVDHGPLDYDAQDDYPAFCVRAAQAVVRDQEAGIEAMGVVFGGSGNGEQIAANKVRGVRAALVWSIATAELAREHNDANVIAVGARQHTFEEAAAFIDRFIQTPFSGDERHVRRIAQIAAYETDGTLEPDPRAPGLQPDVLAAADSSFDPEAG from the coding sequence ATGCGCATCCACATCGCGACCGACCACGCAGGCCTCGAGTTCTCCACCCAGCTGCAGCATCACCTCGCCGGCGAGGGCCACGACCTCGTCGACCACGGGCCGCTGGACTACGACGCGCAGGACGATTACCCCGCCTTCTGCGTGCGCGCCGCGCAGGCTGTCGTGCGAGACCAGGAGGCGGGCATCGAGGCGATGGGTGTCGTCTTCGGTGGCTCGGGCAACGGCGAGCAGATCGCTGCGAACAAGGTGCGCGGCGTGCGCGCGGCTCTGGTGTGGAGCATCGCGACCGCGGAACTCGCCCGCGAGCACAACGACGCCAACGTCATCGCCGTCGGGGCACGCCAGCACACGTTCGAAGAGGCCGCCGCGTTCATCGACCGGTTCATCCAGACGCCGTTCTCCGGCGACGAGCGTCACGTACGGCGCATCGCGCAGATCGCGGCGTACGAGACCGACGGCACGCTCGAGCCCGACCCCCGCGCGCCGGGGCTGCAGCCCGACGTGCTGGCCGCCGCCGACAGCAGCTTCGACCCGGAAGCGGGCTGA
- a CDS encoding GmrSD restriction endonuclease domain-containing protein — translation MGIWGEKSAIPARAEQGEPAITPPPAPQPVKAARRLPVWLWVAIGLVGVLIGILLSPLFALVSLAVLITGIVALVKNSPTWLRLPSRNAAWAVTAAAAVMFLVTGSITSTIFPGGIEPVAAEVATPSAAPTATATATPSPEPTADLEPVDDDVTDMAFAGEVSTTADSAATADRTALTVLATLEVKGRAPKTGYDRDQFGQRWLDVDRNGCDTRNDVLARDLTDIVLSGPCKVMGGLLADPFTGQTIEFVRGQDTSARVQIDHVVALSDAWQKGAQQLTADQRASFANDPLNLLAVDGGANAQKGDGDAATWLPKNKAFRCDYVARQVSVKATYGLWVTQAERDAISRVLAECPDQPALTSAFAAVPPAAAPAPAPAPAPAPAPAPAPAPAPAPAPAPAPAPAPAPAPAPAPAPAPAPAPAPAPAPAPDVFYQNCAAVREAGAAPIHSGDPGYSRKLDRDGDGVGCE, via the coding sequence ATGGGCATCTGGGGCGAAAAGTCCGCAATTCCGGCGCGCGCGGAGCAGGGCGAACCCGCGATCACGCCGCCGCCGGCCCCGCAGCCGGTGAAGGCCGCCCGGCGCCTGCCGGTGTGGCTCTGGGTGGCGATCGGGCTGGTGGGGGTGCTGATCGGCATCCTGCTCTCGCCGCTCTTCGCGCTGGTCTCGCTGGCGGTCCTCATCACGGGCATCGTGGCGCTGGTCAAGAACTCGCCGACCTGGTTGCGGCTGCCCTCACGCAACGCCGCGTGGGCGGTCACCGCGGCCGCCGCCGTGATGTTCCTGGTCACGGGGAGCATCACGTCCACAATCTTCCCGGGCGGCATCGAACCGGTCGCCGCGGAGGTTGCGACGCCCTCAGCCGCACCGACCGCGACGGCGACGGCGACCCCGAGCCCCGAGCCGACGGCGGATCTCGAGCCGGTCGACGACGACGTCACAGACATGGCATTCGCGGGTGAGGTCTCGACCACGGCCGACAGTGCAGCCACGGCGGACCGGACGGCGCTGACGGTGCTCGCCACTCTCGAAGTGAAGGGTCGTGCGCCCAAGACGGGGTACGACCGCGATCAGTTCGGCCAGCGGTGGCTGGATGTCGACCGCAACGGCTGCGACACGCGCAACGACGTCCTCGCCCGCGACCTCACCGACATCGTGCTCTCGGGACCCTGCAAGGTCATGGGTGGTCTTCTCGCCGACCCGTTCACCGGGCAGACCATCGAGTTCGTCCGTGGCCAGGACACCTCCGCGCGGGTGCAGATCGATCATGTCGTCGCGCTGTCCGACGCGTGGCAGAAGGGGGCGCAGCAGCTCACGGCGGACCAGCGCGCCTCGTTCGCCAACGACCCGCTCAACCTGCTGGCGGTCGACGGTGGGGCGAACGCCCAGAAGGGCGACGGCGACGCCGCCACCTGGCTGCCGAAGAACAAGGCGTTCCGCTGTGACTACGTGGCGCGTCAGGTGTCGGTCAAGGCCACGTACGGCCTGTGGGTGACGCAGGCGGAGCGTGACGCGATCTCCCGCGTCCTGGCGGAGTGCCCCGACCAGCCCGCTCTCACGTCCGCGTTCGCGGCCGTGCCGCCGGCAGCGGCTCCGGCGCCCGCACCCGCTCCGGCACCTGCACCTGCTCCTGCACCGGCTCCTGCTCCTGCTCCTGCTCCTGCTCCTGCTCCTGCTCCTGCTCCTGCTCCTGCTCCTGCTCCTGCTCCTGCTCCTGCTCCTGCTCCTGCTCCTGCTCCCGCTCCGGCGCCTGCACCCGCGCCCGACGTCTTCTACCAGAACTGCGCGGCAGTCCGTGAGGCGGGGGCGGCGCCGATCCACTCCGGTGACCCGGGGTATTCGAGGAAGCTCGATCGCGATGGCGACGGAGTCGGCTGCGAATAG
- a CDS encoding ferrochelatase, with protein sequence MSATDDIAPVTERDDTRVPFASPAAASGAPHVEVPVAYDGILLAGFGGPEGQDDVIPFLRNVTRGRGIPDERLEEVAHHYRHFGGVSPINDQNRALKSALEDELARRGIDLPVYWGNRNWAPYLEQAVQDAADAGDTRLIAVATSAYSSFSSCRQYREDFARVLTETGLGDTVTIDKVRQFFDHPGFVAPFSAGVRDAITGFLDDGVAPSQIRVLFSTHSVPMDDAKRSGPRDVDWGEGGAYAAQHRAVAEVIMADIAAERPEAADVVWDLVYQSRSGPPSQPWLEPDICDVIETLPDAGVTAVAIVPLGFVSDHMEVLWDLDTEAMEAAGEAGLRAVRTPTPGVDPAYVSGLVDLIVERLEGTPAADRPHRTALGPWFDVCRPACCENVRAGFKPAAAGIAP encoded by the coding sequence GTGAGTGCTACTGACGACATCGCCCCGGTCACCGAGCGCGACGACACCCGCGTCCCCTTCGCCTCCCCGGCCGCCGCCAGCGGCGCACCGCACGTGGAGGTGCCCGTCGCGTACGACGGCATCCTCCTCGCGGGCTTCGGCGGGCCGGAGGGTCAGGACGACGTGATCCCGTTCCTGCGCAACGTCACGCGGGGGCGCGGCATCCCCGACGAGCGCCTCGAAGAGGTCGCCCACCACTACCGTCACTTCGGCGGCGTCAGCCCCATCAACGACCAGAACCGCGCGCTGAAGTCGGCGCTCGAGGACGAGCTCGCCCGCCGCGGCATCGACCTGCCGGTCTACTGGGGCAACCGCAACTGGGCGCCCTACCTCGAGCAGGCCGTGCAGGATGCCGCGGACGCCGGCGACACCCGGCTGATCGCGGTGGCCACCAGTGCCTACAGCTCCTTCTCCAGCTGCCGGCAGTACCGCGAGGACTTCGCCCGCGTGCTGACCGAGACCGGGCTGGGCGACACCGTCACCATCGACAAGGTGCGCCAGTTCTTCGACCACCCGGGGTTCGTGGCGCCCTTCAGCGCCGGCGTCCGCGACGCGATCACCGGCTTTCTCGACGACGGCGTCGCGCCGTCGCAGATCCGGGTGCTGTTCTCGACGCACAGCGTGCCGATGGACGACGCGAAGCGGTCGGGCCCCCGCGACGTCGACTGGGGCGAGGGCGGGGCGTATGCCGCACAGCATCGGGCCGTCGCGGAGGTCATCATGGCCGACATCGCCGCCGAGCGCCCCGAGGCGGCCGACGTGGTGTGGGACCTCGTGTACCAGTCGCGGTCGGGACCCCCGTCGCAGCCCTGGCTCGAGCCCGACATCTGCGACGTGATCGAGACGCTCCCGGATGCCGGGGTGACGGCCGTGGCGATCGTGCCGCTCGGGTTCGTCAGCGACCACATGGAGGTGCTCTGGGACCTCGACACCGAGGCGATGGAAGCCGCCGGGGAAGCGGGCCTGCGCGCCGTGCGGACGCCCACCCCCGGCGTCGACCCGGCCTACGTGTCGGGACTGGTCGACCTCATCGTGGAGCGGCTGGAGGGCACCCCGGCGGCGGACCGTCCGCACCGCACCGCGCTCGGCCCCTGGTTCGACGTCTGCCGGCCGGCCTGCTGCGAGAACGTGCGCGCCGGGTTCAAGCCCGCCGCCGCCGGCATCGCCCCCTGA
- a CDS encoding Dps family protein, which translates to MTKHQTIPATAADPTVAAGTAQFLTPVVVGLQALVVNGKQAHWNVRGANFQSIHELLDTVVEHAQAWSDEAAERIVALGLPIDARLTTVAEKAKPTAVPAGFAQWDAVVRNVLTDIDAVLVDLQSAIDGLDEVDLTSQDVAIGIKAGLEKDRWFLFAHLAE; encoded by the coding sequence ATGACGAAGCACCAGACCATTCCCGCGACCGCCGCAGACCCCACCGTCGCCGCCGGAACCGCACAGTTCCTCACTCCCGTCGTCGTCGGCCTGCAGGCCCTCGTGGTCAACGGCAAGCAGGCGCACTGGAACGTGCGCGGAGCGAACTTCCAGTCCATCCACGAGCTGCTCGACACCGTCGTCGAACACGCGCAGGCCTGGTCCGACGAGGCCGCCGAGCGCATCGTCGCGCTCGGCCTGCCGATCGACGCACGGCTGACCACCGTCGCAGAGAAGGCCAAGCCCACCGCCGTGCCCGCCGGTTTCGCGCAGTGGGATGCGGTGGTTCGCAACGTGCTCACCGACATCGACGCCGTGCTCGTCGACCTGCAGTCCGCGATCGACGGACTCGACGAGGTCGACCTCACGAGCCAGGACGTCGCGATCGGCATCAAGGCCGGGCTCGAGAAGGACCGCTGGTTCCTCTTCGCCCACCTCGCCGAATAA
- a CDS encoding Fpg/Nei family DNA glycosylase gives MPEGHSVHRIARQFDRNFVGRAVSASSPQGRFAEGAAVLEGRVVTEAQAVGKQMFLAFEGDLWLRVHLGLYGAWDFAGEILVDPTIASANGRMGQTNQRGTDLDPILDGAGENSLSSIGAPRRTRVHVRMSEQTTGLAGDLEWPPPVVGQVRLRLLTELTCADLRGPTACELQTPDEMLATVAKLGPDPLVGDPAEGEERFTAVVRRKPTAIGLLLMDQNVVSGIGNVYRAEMLFRARLNPHTPGRQVPEETVRALWRDWVRLLTIGVETGQMMTMDDLAPDDYRRAMASRDDRHWVYHRAGLPCRVCGTAIVLEEMAARKLYWCPRCQA, from the coding sequence ATGCCCGAGGGCCACTCCGTCCATCGCATCGCGCGCCAGTTCGACCGCAACTTCGTCGGGCGGGCGGTGTCGGCATCCAGCCCGCAGGGCCGGTTCGCCGAGGGCGCGGCCGTGCTCGAGGGCCGCGTCGTGACCGAGGCGCAGGCTGTCGGAAAGCAGATGTTCCTCGCGTTCGAAGGGGATCTGTGGCTGCGGGTGCACCTGGGGCTCTACGGCGCGTGGGACTTCGCCGGGGAGATCCTCGTCGACCCGACCATCGCGTCGGCCAACGGGCGCATGGGTCAGACCAACCAGCGCGGCACGGACCTGGACCCCATCCTCGATGGCGCGGGGGAGAACTCGCTGTCCTCGATCGGCGCGCCCCGTCGCACCCGCGTGCACGTGCGCATGTCGGAGCAGACCACGGGTCTCGCCGGCGACCTCGAGTGGCCGCCGCCGGTGGTGGGGCAGGTGCGCCTGCGGCTGCTCACCGAGCTCACCTGCGCCGACCTGCGGGGTCCGACGGCCTGCGAACTGCAGACACCGGACGAGATGCTCGCCACCGTCGCCAAGCTCGGCCCCGATCCGCTCGTCGGCGACCCGGCAGAGGGCGAGGAGCGCTTCACGGCGGTCGTGCGGCGCAAGCCCACCGCCATCGGCCTGCTGCTGATGGATCAGAACGTCGTCAGCGGCATCGGCAACGTCTACCGCGCCGAGATGCTCTTCCGGGCGCGGCTGAACCCGCACACCCCGGGCCGGCAGGTGCCGGAGGAGACGGTACGTGCTCTCTGGCGCGACTGGGTGCGGCTGCTGACGATCGGTGTCGAGACCGGTCAGATGATGACGATGGACGACCTGGCTCCCGATGATTACCGGCGCGCCATGGCCAGTCGCGACGACCGGCACTGGGTGTACCACCGCGCGGGGCTGCCCTGTCGCGTGTGCGGCACCGCCATCGTGCTCGAGGAGATGGCCGCACGGAAGCTGTACTGGTGCCCGCGCTGCCAGGCATGA
- a CDS encoding gamma carbonic anhydrase family protein — translation MTIADDASVLSVSDLAPQVPESAFVAAGARLIGAVTLGEGASVWYNAVLRADSAQITVGAGSNVQDNVSVHVDAGSPAVIGENVSIGHNAVVHGCTVEDGSLIGMGSVVLSGAVIGAGSLVAAGAVVLEGTIVPPGSLVAGVPAKVRRELTEEERAKLLRNAAVYLGHSAAHASARSGN, via the coding sequence ATGACCATCGCCGACGATGCCTCCGTCCTGTCCGTCTCCGACCTCGCGCCCCAGGTGCCGGAATCCGCGTTCGTCGCCGCGGGAGCGCGGCTGATCGGCGCGGTGACCCTGGGGGAGGGGGCGAGCGTCTGGTACAACGCGGTGCTGCGCGCCGACAGCGCGCAGATCACCGTCGGCGCCGGGAGCAATGTGCAGGACAACGTCTCGGTGCATGTGGATGCCGGTTCGCCCGCCGTCATCGGCGAGAACGTCTCCATCGGCCACAACGCGGTGGTGCACGGCTGCACGGTCGAGGACGGCTCGCTCATCGGGATGGGCAGCGTGGTGCTGTCCGGCGCGGTGATCGGCGCGGGTTCCCTCGTGGCCGCCGGAGCGGTGGTGCTGGAGGGCACCATCGTGCCGCCGGGGTCGCTCGTGGCCGGTGTGCCGGCGAAGGTGCGCCGGGAACTCACCGAGGAGGAGCGGGCGAAGCTGCTGCGCAATGCCGCCGTGTATCTGGGGCACTCGGCGGCGCACGCGAGCGCGCGATCGGGGAACTGA
- a CDS encoding amidohydrolase, translated as MTHAVGDHVAVIANARLSGAQRTDPFGDEHVDVHLRAGAIADIAPAGALPRTGAVLDAEGGVLVPGLWDHHVHAVQWALAAQRVPLGHAESAAHAARVMGDAPVLDDGRRIGTGFRHLLWPDAPSLEVLDAATGDAPTYLINADVHSVWLNSAALRREGHPVSGSGLLREEPAFEISRRLNLVPADVVDRAIARMAADAASRGVVGIVDFDMAWNAEAWARRAAGGFDLLRVRFGVYPADLQRAIDLGLETGDAVDPGGMFRVGSLKVISDGSLGTRTAACSHAYPGDPYNHGMLTVPPDELLSLMTRATGAGLSCAIHAIGDVANTHALDAFALSGATGTIEHAQLVAHADVPRFAALGVGASVQPEHAMDDRDLTDSVWANQTAQPYPLRALADAGATLLFGSDAPVSPLDPWAAMAAAVHRTRDGRAPWQPGQAVDAATALAASTADGTAGGSSLRIGGVADLAVASHDPLTADEATMRGTRVAATLIAGRLTHIG; from the coding sequence GTGACCCACGCCGTCGGCGACCACGTCGCCGTCATCGCCAACGCCCGCCTGAGCGGAGCCCAGCGCACCGACCCGTTCGGAGACGAACACGTCGACGTGCACCTGCGCGCCGGTGCGATCGCCGACATCGCCCCCGCGGGCGCCCTGCCGCGCACCGGTGCCGTGCTCGACGCCGAGGGCGGGGTGCTGGTGCCGGGCCTCTGGGACCATCACGTGCACGCCGTGCAGTGGGCGCTGGCGGCGCAGCGGGTGCCGCTCGGGCATGCCGAGAGCGCGGCGCACGCCGCCCGGGTGATGGGCGATGCGCCCGTGCTCGACGACGGCCGGCGCATCGGCACCGGCTTCCGTCACCTGCTCTGGCCCGACGCCCCCTCGCTCGAGGTGCTGGACGCGGCGACCGGTGACGCCCCCACCTACCTCATCAACGCCGACGTGCACAGCGTGTGGCTCAACAGCGCCGCGCTGCGCCGGGAAGGTCACCCCGTGTCGGGGTCCGGTCTCCTGCGCGAGGAGCCCGCATTCGAGATCTCCCGGCGGCTCAACCTCGTGCCCGCCGACGTGGTCGACCGCGCCATCGCGCGTATGGCCGCGGATGCAGCCTCCCGGGGCGTCGTCGGCATCGTCGACTTCGACATGGCCTGGAACGCCGAGGCGTGGGCGCGACGCGCCGCGGGCGGGTTCGATCTGCTGCGGGTGCGCTTCGGCGTCTATCCCGCCGACCTGCAGCGCGCGATCGACCTCGGGCTCGAGACCGGTGACGCGGTCGACCCCGGGGGCATGTTCCGCGTCGGGTCGCTGAAGGTCATCAGTGACGGATCCCTGGGCACCCGCACGGCCGCCTGCTCACACGCCTATCCCGGCGATCCGTACAACCACGGCATGCTCACCGTGCCACCGGACGAACTGCTCTCCCTGATGACCCGGGCGACCGGGGCCGGGCTGTCGTGCGCCATCCACGCCATCGGCGATGTCGCCAACACGCACGCCCTCGATGCGTTCGCCCTCTCGGGGGCGACGGGCACGATCGAGCACGCCCAGCTGGTCGCTCATGCCGACGTGCCGCGCTTCGCCGCTCTCGGTGTGGGCGCCAGCGTGCAGCCCGAGCACGCCATGGACGATCGCGACCTCACCGACAGTGTGTGGGCGAATCAGACCGCCCAGCCGTATCCGCTGCGTGCCCTCGCCGATGCCGGGGCGACCCTGCTGTTCGGCTCGGATGCGCCCGTGTCGCCGCTCGATCCGTGGGCGGCGATGGCGGCCGCCGTGCACCGCACCCGTGACGGGCGTGCACCGTGGCAGCCGGGACAGGCCGTGGATGCCGCCACCGCTCTCGCGGCATCCACCGCCGACGGCACCGCCGGCGGGTCGTCGCTGCGCATCGGGGGAGTCGCCGACTTGGCTGTGGCTTCGCACGACCCCCTCACCGCCGACGAGGCGACGATGCGCGGCACCCGCGTGGCGGCGACGCTCATCGCCGGCCGCCTGACCCACATCGGATAG